In Pseudobacter ginsenosidimutans, the following are encoded in one genomic region:
- a CDS encoding RagB/SusD family nutrient uptake outer membrane protein — MKIKAIGKPTVFIFLILGLLLLQSSSCKKFLQVQPRDYMFEEEAFSTPKGVESVLNGIYQSLADSLSYGNALSLNATENMAQYYYSFRGPYSNVFRDFIYVVPEARTALNNIWSQSYRTILGVNNFCERLEAPSFNVLPAAQRNIMLGEAYAIRAYLHFDLLRMFGPVYAKDAAKQAIPYVRIVAREAQPVLPANEVVTAIMKDLEASLALLENDPVRTKGPDWSTASAEGQAVDYLSNRQRRMNYFAVKAFAARVLLYAGKKSEAWNSVQSMLTAQEAFFPWPTEPDYNKDPLLSKETFFGIENRKMYDYDRRMFSALLNDEVIATPAPARLDEIYNAASKDLRLKYWFKVGLEGDKTYKVMTKFSNTTVASSWLRYFQPLIRKSELYLIAAETAPVLEQGYYYLNTLRVNKGLPPVQYQPGSTTAELMSNIRAEYQREFIGEGQLFFMFKRLNLAEIPSYTGAATIPMDDWKYVPPVPDDESWYR; from the coding sequence ATGAAAATTAAAGCAATTGGTAAACCAACCGTTTTTATATTCCTGATACTGGGGCTGTTGTTGCTGCAATCCTCATCCTGCAAAAAATTCCTGCAGGTACAGCCGAGGGATTATATGTTTGAAGAAGAGGCCTTCTCTACTCCCAAAGGAGTGGAATCTGTGCTGAATGGAATATATCAGTCCCTGGCCGACTCCCTTTCATATGGCAATGCCCTTTCTCTGAATGCAACGGAGAACATGGCGCAATATTATTATTCTTTCCGGGGTCCATACAGCAATGTATTCAGAGACTTCATTTATGTAGTGCCTGAGGCCAGAACGGCGCTGAATAATATCTGGAGCCAGTCTTACCGGACCATCCTCGGCGTCAACAATTTTTGCGAAAGGCTGGAAGCACCTTCATTCAATGTACTGCCTGCTGCGCAAAGGAATATTATGCTGGGAGAAGCCTATGCAATCAGGGCTTATCTGCATTTTGACCTTCTTCGTATGTTCGGCCCTGTTTATGCAAAGGATGCGGCTAAGCAAGCTATCCCATATGTAAGGATCGTTGCCAGGGAAGCGCAACCGGTATTACCCGCCAACGAAGTGGTCACAGCCATAATGAAAGACCTGGAAGCTTCATTGGCATTACTTGAAAATGATCCTGTGCGCACGAAAGGACCAGATTGGTCAACTGCTTCGGCAGAAGGTCAGGCTGTTGATTATTTATCCAACCGCCAGAGGAGGATGAACTATTTTGCCGTGAAAGCCTTTGCTGCAAGGGTATTGCTGTACGCCGGTAAAAAATCGGAAGCATGGAATTCTGTACAGTCGATGCTCACTGCTCAGGAAGCTTTCTTCCCATGGCCAACGGAACCGGATTATAACAAGGACCCACTGCTTAGCAAAGAAACATTTTTCGGAATCGAGAACAGGAAAATGTACGATTATGACCGCCGGATGTTCAGTGCCTTATTGAATGATGAGGTTATTGCTACACCCGCACCTGCCCGACTGGATGAGATATACAATGCCGCTTCAAAAGATCTTCGCCTGAAGTATTGGTTCAAGGTGGGGCTTGAAGGAGACAAGACCTACAAGGTGATGACCAAGTTCAGCAATACCACTGTTGCGAGTTCCTGGCTCAGGTATTTCCAGCCACTGATCAGGAAGTCCGAACTCTACCTCATTGCTGCGGAAACTGCTCCTGTATTGGAACAGGGATATTATTACCTGAACACATTAAGGGTTAACAAGGGACTTCCTCCGGTGCAATACCAGCCCGGAAGCACCACTGCGGAACTGATGTCGAATATCCGGGCTGAATACCAGCGCGAGTTCATCGGCGAGGGACAATTATTCTTTATGTTCAAAAGACTGAATCTCGCAGAGATCCCTTCCTATACAGGCGCAGCCACTATTCCCATGGATGACTGGAAATATGTTCCTCCTGTTCCGGATGATGAATCCTGGTATCGTTGA